From Melospiza melodia melodia isolate bMelMel2 chromosome 19, bMelMel2.pri, whole genome shotgun sequence, one genomic window encodes:
- the PARD6B gene encoding partitioning defective 6 homolog beta, whose translation MNRAQRGAAGSRGLGTMEVKSKFGAEFRRFSLERSKPGKFEEFYGLLQHVHKIPNVDVLVGYTDIHGDLLPINNDDNYHKAVSTANPLLRIFIQRKEDADYSAFGTDTMTRKKNVLSNVLRPDNHKKKPHIVISMPQDFRPVSSIIDVDILPETHRRVRLYKYGTDKPLGFYIRDGSSVRVTPHGLEKVPGIFISRLVPGGLAQSTGLLAVNDEVLEVNGIEVSGKSLDQVTDMMIANSRNLIITVRPANQRNNVVRNSRTSGSSGQSTESSLPSSTPNILGSLLQGEEESDEEDIIIEDSGEPQQIPKATPASESIESLSQIELLHESTQNGFLPSSEMNLNHSTGSISMEYEAPEPGPKSLEEDGTIITL comes from the exons ATGAACCGGGCTCAGCGCGGGGCCGCGGGCAGCCGCGGCCTGGGCACCATGGAGGTGAAGAGCAAG TTTGGGGCTGAATTTCGACGATTTTCTCTGGAGAGATCCAAACCTGGCAAGTTTGAGGAGTTCTATGGATTACTGCAGCACGTGCACAAGATCCCAAACGTTGATGTTCTGGTGGGATACACGGACATTCACGGAGACCTGCTGCCTATCAATAATGATGACAATTATCACAAAGCAGTTTCTACAGCCAATCCTCTCCTCAGGATTTTCATTCAGAGAAAAG AGGATGCCGACTACAGTGCCTTTGGGACGGATACCATGACGAGGAAGAAGAACGTCTTATCCAACGTGCTACGTCCAGACAACCACAAGAAGAAGCCCCACATTGTGATCAGCATGCCCCAGGACTTCAGGCCCGTGTCCTCCATCATAGACGTGGATATCCTGCCCGAGACCCACCGCAGGGTGCGGCTCTACAAGTACGGCACCGACAAACCGCTGGGCTTCTACATCCGCGACGGCTCCAGCGTCAGGGTCACCCCGCACGGGCTGGAGAAGGTGCCCGGCATTTTCATATCCAGGCTGGTGCCCGGGGGGCTGGCGCAGAGCACGGGCCTGCTGGCTGTCAACGATGAGGTGCTGGAGGTCAATGGCATAGAGGTGTCGGGAAAAAGCCTCGATCAAGTTACAGACATGATGATTGCCAACAGCCGCAACCTGATCATCACGGTCAGGCCCGCCAACCAGAGGAACAACGTCGTGAGGAACAGTCGGACTTCGGGCAGCTCCGGCCAGTCCACCGAGTCCAGCCTCCCCAGCAGCACTCCAAACATCCTGGGCAGTCTGCTGCAAGGAGAAGAGGAGAGCGATGAGGAGGACATTATTATTGAAGACAGTGGCGAGCCGCAGCAGATCCCAAAAGCTACGCCTGCCAGCGAAAGCATAGAATCCTTATCACAAATTGAACTCCTCCACGAGTCCACACAAAATGGATTCCTTCCTTCCAGTGAGATGAACTTGAATCACTCGACAGGCAGCATTAGCATGGAGTACGAGGCCCCAGAGCCAGGGCCTAAGTCCTTAGAAGAAGATGGAACTATAATAACACTATGA